Below is a genomic region from Rosa chinensis cultivar Old Blush chromosome 5, RchiOBHm-V2, whole genome shotgun sequence.
TCAACCACAAGAATGGTTGAGACTAATTATGGAGTCAGAGATATGAACAAACGACACCTGGTCTATAAAGTGGATTATTTGTTCTAATCATTTTCCAGATTTTAACTTAATTAAACAACTAAGCAAAGATCACACCCACATACATAATGCTGGCTTTGCCAAATTCATTGGCTCCAACAAGTGAAgaagtcccacatcgaagagaTCTTAAACAtcgagaagagaagagagcagAGAGGattaaaaaaatagtaaaaatggACCACTGCCATTAGGTCTTCTGTACTCATATCCTTGTACTTTTGGTCAGAgcaaatctctctctctgacaTGGTCTCTCTCGCCCGATCCAGATGCCAGAATGCTCATGTATTGACTGCGCCCTTTCATTAGTGGGTTCATTGATCAGTGACATGTCTCTCTCCAGATCCCTCTCTCCTAAAATCTGACATTGATTGttggtttgaattttttttgtcgCTAGACAAttggaaagacaaaaatattccTTACATGCTAACCAAGCTAACAGAGAAATTAGATGAAAAGTCCAAAAATTAACGGCAAAGGGTAAATTGGAAATAATTGAAAAAGTAAgggtgtaaataatcaaaattaaaatgtcagGGGGTAATTTGACTATTTTGCCTTTGGGTTTTTGGTGTGGCATGGATATAGTATGAGAGAGATAGTTTTGTGATCAGGAGGGtaagaagggaaaaaagaaaacacttattgccaaagaaaaaaagaaaaaattgagaaaatgaaaagacaaaATTACCTATGAAATTGCTTACTTGGCAACAGAGTCAACGCTGCCATAAAGAAGgcatgaaaaattgaaaattgtgtCAAGTTTAAATGTTAAGATAATAATGTGATAGTTTTTAAATGTATTTCAGTATTTATATCAAAAtgtactttttttttgaaactgttCGTAAAATTTTCTCTTCTCGAAAATCAAAATTGGTTTGACCAAAACGtgtataattttaattttatttttattttctagattGGGTAACATTTAACGGTTAACGATTTTACCACAGAAGaaaattgaccaaaaaaaaggcCAGAAAAGGGAAAGAAGGAAGATGTGCGCATATACCCGCCTGACCTTCATCTCTCCCGCACTGATTCCTCCCCGTTTTTGATCTCAGCTCCTCCCCCAAATCCTCCTTCTCTAATTCCACTCCATTTCATCTCTATCCCCTTCAATTTCTCCTCAATTCATTCAAAAACCCCCAATTTCAATTTCCTCTGCTTACTTAGGGCTCTCTTAATTCCTCTTCGATTGTTTCCGTCTCTCAACCGCGTCTTGGTCGCTGGCAACGGACAGGTAAAATGCTGATTATCACTAGCTGATTGTGGGGGATTTTGAAATTTCTGAGCTCACGGGGTTTTGGGCGTAGCTAGAttttttgttgtgattttgaattcttgatTTGAATGGTGTAGAAGCTTAGAGTTTGTATTGGGTGAAAGTTCTGGAAATTGAGCTGACCACTTTtgcttctgggttttgtttctaACTATTCATGTTTTACTGTTGAAGAAGTTGCTGTAAGGTTAGATGTGCAGGGAGACAATCCTTCTGTTTGGATAATCAAACAGCTATGCTGTAAATTTAGATTGCAAACTGACCCAACTAGGCCAACGAGTTGAGCTTGATTTCGTGGTTTTCGTGAGGGGAGGTTTGGGTATAGGTAGCGGTAATATATGCTTTTGAGAGGGTAGTATCGTTTAATATTGTGGGCTTAGTTTTAGTGGTTATTATAGTTAACTGCAGTATATTTTGTTTTGCCGATAGGTATTTGGTAGGAGGGGAAAGCTTACGGTTTATGTTGTTCCATGATGTGAAAACAGGTAGAAAGGAAttccaattgattttggacagGTTCAGAAATTGCTCAACTAGGGATTGAGAAACTAATGTTAAGCCCTGGGAGCAATGTAAGACGGGGTAATGCAGCACAATCATCAGCAATGCCTCCTTTGCCCCAGTGTTTGCCGTTGGAGCCCATTATGTTAGGTAATCAAAAAAGTACACGGTCGGGAGAGCTTAGAAGAGTTCTCGGATTTCCTCTTGGGAGTACATCGGAGGACCATTCTTTTGGAGTTTCCAATCCTAAGCCTCCGCCTTCCGTGGCAACAGAGGAGCTAAAGAACTTCAAAGAAAGCGTGCAAGATGCCTCTAGGAAGTCCAAGTACAGTACATTCCCTATACTACCTCTTGCTATGATAAGTTTTACACAATAGAATCACACATCACTAGCGGTGGTCTTAATGTCTCAAAAGTATTGTTATTGATGGCCTTGTGAATCATAATGTTTGAATCCTCATATCATTAGAATGAGTGATCAACATACGCCTTTCTTTTCCtcaaagcaatttttttttcggGTTAGAGTGACTGGTGACTCTTGTAAGGATTGGTGCTTTTATTTCAGAAATTGTCCACATAAGATGTAGGCTTAAAACATGGTCCACATAATCTTCTCCTAATGGAGCACACACTATAATTTGTGTTTCATATATTAACGTGGTTTCTGTTTACCAGGGACAGAGCAAAAATGCTGCGGGATTCCATATTCAAATTGGATAAGTATAGAGATGCTTTGAGCTCAAAGAAGCGACAGCGGAGTGATCTTTCATCAAGTGAGAGGTCAAATGGAGTAAGCTTAGTGAAACCGGGAAGTCATAAAAATCCTCACGGAATTATGACTCAAAGGCTAGAAGACAGAGCCAAGGGTGTTGGGCTTAGTAAACGCATTCGTACGTCGGTGGCTGATGTGCAGGTTTGTATTTAAAAGTAACTTTGAATTTTGCTATTGAAAAATACAACTTATCcaattgtgtagcaaatataaATTGAAACGACACTGAATGAAGAAGACTTACTTCTTacattttgttttcttaataactATTTGATTAAGGTTACTTATCTTTAGAATCCTTATGTAATAAAAATAATCCTGCTTTAGTCTTTATAGAAGGAAAAGAGAACAAACAAATACACAAATAGAGAAGTTTCCGTTCCTGTCTACTTCTTGGACCAGAAGCTGATTACTAAATTGATTGGAGACTCATGCATTTACAGTTGTTAGCAGCTTTCATTTCATTAACTATGATTTATGCCTTTGAGGTGATGACTACATTGCTTCTTCCTTATCAACTCTTTAAGATATAAACACTTTCTAAATTCTACCAGGCAGAAGCTAGGTCAGCTTCCACCTCAAGGCAGAAGGTGGTCACAGACAAGGACGAAAACATGCTTCAGGCTGTTAGTGGGTCTTCTGTTCGGATTGAAGAAAAGACCCATGGATTGCTTTCTGGAGGTGAAGTGTTggatcaaaaaacaaaaaagaaacgtTCTGTGGGAGCAGTGAGCAATAGGGTTATGGGTGGTGAACAGGATGTAACAAGAGCTACTCACCCAAAGCTGAGTGGTGATTCTAAGTTACGGTCTTGTGATTCTAATATATTCAGGTATCATGTATATCTATCAAATTATCTGTAAATTCCACCTGAGGTTCACAATATCGTACTGTACATCAGACCTCTACCATGAGTATTTCTTGAGAATAGAGATACTTCTACTTTATCTTGCAGTTGTTGTATATGATCATATCAACACTTACTATAGAAGAGTAAAGGGAGGACAAAAGAACTGTTTGTAATGTAAAGATTTTCATTTTTTGCAGATTAAAATCCTCTCCTGGAGTTAGTGGAAACAACAAGTCGGACGGTTCTGTAGAGTCTAATAATTTTAGTACCTCTACAGTACTCAAGAATGAGCCAGAAAGTGCTGTTACAAAAGACCGTTCAGCTGTACTAGAGCCGAAGATTGTTCTGAAAGCAAACCAtaagtatgaattttattatgaTATTATCTTATTCATACATTCATTTGGACGGTGTCCAGTAAAATTGTGAGCCAGTAAAAACTTGTTTGATTAAAGACCAGTTTTGAGGCTGGTAATGTTGGCTTTAAGTTGTTAATACGAGGTTATTGATTTGTTCATGGCTCTGTACATCAGGATAAAGGTTCAAGAGGATAATGTCGCAGGCTCTCCTAGTACTCTGATTAAAGGAAAGGTCTCTAGGGCACCTCGAACAGGTTCCAACATAAGTGTAGACTCAACTACTGTTCCCCCTTCATCTGGAGTTCTTCAGGCTTGGGAGCAGCATACTGGTCAAAACAAAATCCAAGCGGCAACTGGGATTAATAATCAGAAGCACGCAATGCCTAACGGTTCTTCTATAGCTATGGCCCAGTGGGTTGGTCAGAGAACACATAAAACCTCCCGCACAAGGAGGACAAATCTAGTCTCTCCTGTATCAAACAATGGTGAGGCTCAGATTTGCAATCAAGGCGTTGCAACTTCTGATTTTCATGCTAGAACTTCTTCTGCTGGGACCAATGGAGCACAACTAGCCAGCAGTTTAGATAATCATACCCCCAAATGTAAAAAAGAACTTCAGAATGCTTCATCTCCATATGGGTTAACTGGAAGTGAAGAACTGGGAGCTGGTGAAAACAAGTGGAAAGATAAGGGGACGAACAGCAGTGACATTGCCTTAGCTACAGATCAAAAGGCTGGGGCATATTTATCACCCATCAAGAGGAATAAATTACTAAATAATGAATCAGGAGATGGTGTGCGACGACAAGGAAGAAGTGGAAGGGGTCCGACTCCATTGTTGACAAGGCCTGGCATTCCTCCGATGAGGGTGAAATCAGAGAACTTACCAACTAAAAAGCATCTTGAAGACATGAAACCTGTGGCTGATAACAATAAAAGGTGTGTCTAAACTTTTCTGTATTTGTCCTAAGGTCTTGCTTTAATGAATTTAGTACAAATATTGACCGAGTCTCTTTATAATTTATGGAATTTAGTAAAACAGGTCGTCCACCTCCGAAAAAGCAGAAAGATCGCAAAGCCCTAGCTCGTGTTCAGTCAATAAGTTCATCAGATTTCACAGGTAATGTATCAGATTTCACAGGTAATGTTGAAATAATGTATGTAGTTTCAGCTATGTTGATTTTCAAATTTCTATtgtcatctacacattcaatgtatttatatcTGTTGATCTGTGATTGCAAATGTTAAACGATTAAAATCAGTATTCCTACTGCATGGACAACACTGGGTTTGCCCATATGTTCTTGATAGTCGACTGTACATTTTGATGTGACTAGCAATTTCATGTAGTTAGAGGCATACATGCAACAGATTCTCTGTCTTCCCTCTCTCTTATTGAGaagagaggagaaagaaaacCACGGTGTATAGTGTTAAAATACCTGTTCACTTGCTTCTCGTGATATATACGTTGTATATCTTCAGGATGAAGTCTATTGTTTCTCCTATTGATAATGAGTTGACAGTATCCATTTGTTTGTCATTTGCAGTGTTTGTTTAACCTGTTCTGTCTGAAATACTTTGCGGACAACTGTATTAATAGACCTTGGCTATGTTACCTTTTAATATGTATTCAAATGTCCTTTTCAGGTGAATCTGATGATGATCATGAAGAACTGTATTTGGCTGCCAGTTCTGCTCGCGATGCTAGTAGTatgcattttattttttaaatacacGCACAAACACGGACACACAGTTCAAATGTTCGCTGCAAAAGCAGCACATATTTTTGGTAGATATCCATACCTATCACTAACATCGTAGCTGGTTTTGGTAGGCCTTGCATGCTCTGGTCCATTTTGGAAGAAAATGGAATCCATTTTTGGTTCTCTCAGCTCAGAGGACATGTCCTACTTGAAGCGGCAGGTAATGAATGGGATACCCTGATGCAtttaaaattatataaaatctTGTTTTGGACACTTAAATATTGCTTTTTTCATTTTCGATATTGGACAGCTGAGTCTGGCTGAGGAGCTTGATGAGAGTTTGTCTTGGATTCTTGGAGATGAAACTAATGTTTCGGTATACAACTAGCCATTATTCTTTAAACTCTGTGTTTTGTTTACTTTGAGACTTCAAGTTTAGTGTTCAACTGAATACAATAGGAAATAATTTCAACTCTTTCATGAATATTGACTAGTTGTGAACTTATCATTTAGGCTGCTCTTAGGCATAGAGAATTGCCTAATTGTTCAGGGGAAAGACAAGGGAATAGTTTTAATCAAGATTCATCGAAGACTGAATCTTTGTGTGATAAATTTGGCATGAGAAGGTTGGAAAAGGTTACTCCACTATACCAGAGAGTTCTTTCTGCTCTGATTCAAGAAGACGAAAGTGAAGAACTGTACAACCACAGAGAAGGCAAAAGTATGCACCTACAGTATGCGAGTGATGATTCTCATTGTGGTTCATGTAACCTGAGCGACGTTGGGCCCAAAGATTGGGACAGAATAGAATCAGAAGTTGAGTCGAAAGTGGACATTCAGAATCAGAAAAGTTGCTTGTTGGACAGACTTTCTTTTGATAGAAGTGCTGGAACTAATACATTTAGGAATAGAAATCGAGATCAGTGGCACGGAGATGACGAATTTTCTCATTCTGATGCGGGGCATACTTATGAAATATGTCCTGGTCAACTGCAACCTAGGGATGCAAGTACTCCAAGCTTTCCAACTTCTGATTGCCAGTATCAGTCGATGTGCCTGGATGATAGGCTTCTTCTGGAGCTGCAGAGTATCGGTTTATATCCAGAGACACCGGTAAGATCTATTTTGCGCATGGATCCAATTTAGAAGTTTCCTGACAAGTCTTGTGTCTTTATTGCTCTGGATTATTATCTATGGTTCTCACCTTCATCACCTTAATTGACCATTGTTGCAGCCTGATCTAACAAGTGGAGAAGAAGTTATTAATCAAGATATAATGGAACTGGAGCAAGGCCTACATCAACAGGTTATATTTCTCAGATAGTCCTGTTTATGTAGGCTATATGAATCACGATGCCTATTCAGAATTTTACAGTGAATATACACTGTTTATCCACTCTAAATTCCTTGGTTTCcaatttgaattttttctttctttataaaTTACTTTGTTTCCCTGTTTCTCATTTTTTACATATCTTCATAACTAATAGATTGggcggaagaagaaaagcttagCGAAAATTGATAAAACTATTCAGAAAGAAACATCTGCAGAAAAAGGGTATGTTTCACATCTTTGGGTTTATTTACTGATTGTACTATTtaactttttctctcttttgttgttgttcattCATGAAGCTTTAAGTTAATGTGTTTGCATATACAGGAGAATTGAACTAGTTGCAATGGACCAGCTTATTGCAATGGCTTACAGAAAACGAATGGTAATTTGTTTCTTCCTGCTTTTCATAATTTATGCTCGTTAATTTCTAAATGTCCATCCGTCTTCTTGATCCAGATATATTATGGGAACCTAATGGGTCTTGAACACACATGTTACAAGCAAATATCTGCTATAGGAGTAGCTCTAGTGTGATTAACTTTGCTATCAAGAATTCATTCTGTCAGTTAATTTATCCTGGACagggtggtgctattcgcaTCCACTTTCTTATGTCCCCGCCCCTGGTTActtttaggcctcgtttggttcacggaagggaaatcaattccctTGTGGGGGAAGGGAAACTAAAGTTCCTATCAGGTTTCCTTTCCTCTGTTTGGTAAAGTAGGGAAAGTATTCAGGAAAGGGGAAATCCGGtgtttggttggtgcaggaaaggaaagtaaaaatgtATCAATGTTTCAAAAATACccttgtattttaaaataaaaacatcataAAAATTTAAAAGTACACCAATTTTTTATGCAAGAGAGGGTATTGTTGTCTAAAACTTTTGTAATAAATGCTGGGAAATAGGAAGGGAAAATCAATCCCATGGGGTCTAAGTGGAATGATTTTCCCCCCTACTTTCCCCCTGTCAGGAAAGTATTTCCGGAgtttgtggttaccaaacaaaggaTAGTAATGCATTCCTTTCCTGAGTCCTCGATtctgtgaaccaaacgaggccttagaGTTCCTAGGACCCAGGAGTCGGGACAATATGGCATTATTTCCACCACTTTCCTTTTTCTGACCCCGTTATACTTTATTACGAATTCATCCATGTACAAATTTATTGTAAAGGATTACTTTAGGTACCTAAACAATGTAAAGGAagtatgaaacaaaaaaaattaaaaaattaaaaaaaataaagtgtgAACAGTGCCATTGCTCGTTGCAATGATCAGGTAGAAGGTGGCAAAATCCCTAGGAGATTGGCGTTGAAACCTCGATATTTTAATGATGAGTGATAAGCTACTGAACAATTTCTGTTGCTTTCTTTTTTCAGGCATGCCGTGGGTATAATGGTTCAAAAAGTGCTGTCCGTAAGGTTTCAAAACATGTTGCATTGGCTTTTCTCAAGCGCACACTTGCTAGATGTCGAAAACTTGAAGAGAGGGGCATTAGTTGCTTTAGTGATCCTGCTCTGCAGAATGTTATCTTCTCTTCACCTACATGCAACAATGTTGGAAAATCTGTTGACTGTGTTGGCTCCGGAACTGCTAGTAATACATGCAACGATGCGCATCAAACCGAAGTCAGAGGATCAGGTATGTTGAATTAGACTTCATTTTATGGTGTCAATGGATGCCTTTTTATTTATAGGCAGGCAtcaaatattcttttcttttcccactcatttttgagtttgaaatttCTCTCAGCTGTTCTTATTACTTACAATATGGGATTTATTCTTCTATTTCATCTATAGGTGCGGTTTCCAGCGGGTTTGGTAGATATGATTCCCATAGTGATAATCTTTACAAGGGTTCATCAGAGGCTCTTCATGTTATCGTTGACTCATCTGCACAAGATTCTTCCAAGCTGGGATCCATGAACTTGAATAAAGACAAGGGCAAGAAGAGGGAAGTGCTGCTTAGTGATATTCTTGGAAGTGCTTCCTCAAGGATAACTTCAACCGTTGACAGCATGAATGAAGTAAAGGAAAAGAGAACCGAGAGAGATAAGGACCAAAGTAGAGATAATTTGAGAACCAATGCTCAGGGCGGAGCTGGTGGTTCATCTCTGGACAGCTCCCGAGGTGAACGCAGAATAACAGGGAAGCCCCAACAAAACAACAATACTCACTTACCAAGCCACCCAGTGCCGAATGCGAGTAATAGAAAAGGTGGGGTAGGGCCAGCATTACCTGGTAATACTCCCGTGCATTCATCTAAAGAACCAGAGGACCCCGTGGATTATGGAAATATGCAGCTAGATGAACTAAATTCGATGGAAGAGCTAGGCCCCTCTCTTGAAATTAATGAAAATCAAGATCTCGGTTCATGGCTAAACTTTGATGACGATGGCTTGCAAGACCATGACTGCATTGGTCTTGAAATACCAATGGATGATCTCACAGGCTTGAGTATGCTTATCTGAGATGGTACTATATATCACCCCATTGCCTGTGGTTGCAGACAATGATATAACTTCCATATCAGGCTTTGCGCACACTGATGATCTAATTTTGTTGCTGCATTTGTCCAAAGTGATTAGTCCCCACTTGTCAAGATTTCTGGTCATATGTAGTAGCTTCTGCTGTAGATAATGAGTCAATAGGGTAATTGTTAGATTGAAATTGCAATGGAAGGCAGTTATTGTTACATGACCTGAGATAGTCCAAGTTTGAAATCTAGAGTATACCCAAGGTTTTGAACATCTCCAAAATTGCTGAAACTATTGTAATTTTTTACCGTACCGATATTTAGCAAACTTCCAGAATTTGTGTGAAGTTAGTTTGTTTACAAAGtaacacaattaaaattctttaattttatttagAGAATTTATTGAAGTCGTTCCTCAGCGAGGTTCTTGATCCCTAGTGTTTAGAGGTTTCACTCAATTTTAAGCAAATTTTTACGTTGTCAAATTTTAAACCAACAACTATGATATCGTACTTGCTCCCAAGTTCGATGTACTCCAGTTCACTCCAGATGCTGCACAATACCACACAAAAGTACGGCACAGCCATCAAAAGCAAACTAGCAGAGCGCAACACCATACTGTAGTCACTGCTGCTGGTGCCTATAGTCATAGAGTCGCTGCTTCTGGTGCCTTTGCCCTTCTTTAAAGAGGATCCGATGTCTTCCCTTAATGCCCTTGCTTGGACACTATGAAGGCCCCTGATCATTTTTGAGTCGGCTGGGGTGTTTCCTCTGTTCAGGCAGTCATAAGTTATGTGGTTGTAAACACCACAAATAGCACAGGGCTGCTCCACGACTGTGTCTACTTTCTGGGAATCGATCTGTTTGCAGCTCCAAGTGGCTGTTAACACTACAAAGAAACGGAAAGAAACATCTCAAGGCCAACTTAGTAGGCACAGCTGAAGTTTATTTTCTAATCAAAAACATATGTATAGAGTTATAAAACACTAAGACAATTACATGCGCATATATACACTCCGGCAACTAATTCCAGCACAAGAGGTAAGCTATAAAGAACATACATGTAATACTGTTCGAGTCAGAATATCTAGCTTACCTAATATATGTTCCTTTTAGTTTCCATTGCCCCATTCAAAGTACAGCAAAGAGAAAAAGCACTGCTTCAAGTTCAATCTTAGTAATGGTAAGCTTATTAACCATTTAAATTTGTTCAAGTATAGCTTGATTCGTTCAAATAGCAGAGCCATGCTACCGGCTTGAAATACTCTCCAGGAACAAAGAAGAAATGATTTAGTAGCAAACTAGCAATTAAACTCGGGGGATAGTACATCGTAGATTGCCAACACTGAGAGAGAAACTTTAGAACAATGACCAAAATTCTGTTGAGAATGATATTCATTAACAAAATAGGCAAcgaactaaaaaataaatttctaaACATATTCTATCAAAATATCTCTTAAAACTATTTTCAGATCAAACAAAAATAAGAACATGTTACCACACAAAGGATATTATTCTACTACCTATTTCAAAAGCAAACATTTCCAATAGAAAAAAGACGTACAATGTCATACACAAACCTAATTTTAACAAACAAACACTTATATCTTTTCCTCTCTCAAAACCCTCGGAGTTGGAGCTCTCCCAAGTGAACTGATCTTTctctaaaaccctaaaacaaaactgaaaatcATACCATAATTATGATTGGACTTGGCTGTAGCCAGGGCTGGCCCTGAGATTTCTCAGGCTCTAGGCGAACAAAATAAATGGGGCTCCTGACCTTCATGTATGTCCTTaagatttttcttttcctttcaaaaactGTAATATAACAATATACGTAGGAGTCACAATGTAGTTTAACAAAAtactataaatataaatatggaaTTTAAGTAAATATGTAAATTGTTACTAACTAATTGCAGTTGGTGTGATGTGAATGATAATCAAATTACCTAAATCCTAAATTACCTCTATGGAGAATAAAATACTTGACATTAATTGAGAGAGGCTTGAATAATAATTGAATGAGTTTCACCATAATCGCTCATTGAGAACATGACAGTTGCTTTGTTAAGGAAAtataaaatcatttttcttttgaacaaTAAAATCATTCATTAACACCACATTAGAAAAaccttttgaaaaaaaaaaggaaaaaagaagaagaagaagaagaacatagGAAAAACCAAAGCCCACAACCTGAGACAGTAGATGGGACAAGCCCAATCAGAAACAACTGAAACCCACTACTAAACATTAATCTATTAAGCAAAGTTACTGAAGCCCAATACTGAatataatcaatttttttctttaacatatATATGAGAGTAAACTTAAATCTTGGGGCCCATGAAATTGGGGGGCCATAGGCACAGGCCTGCTGAGCCTATACCCAGGGCCGGCCCTGGCTGTAGCTTCTCCAATCTTCTGCAGCAGTAGTTCCTTTGGCATAAGGAAGTCTACGTACGTTATAGACGGTGGATTGCCAATGAGAGCTCTATCTGGTTTTCAATTGAGGAAGTTTTATTACATTGTGTGCTTGGTTGCTAAGAGAATTTATGAGTGAGAATTGACATGTACAGGCTAGGTTGCTTGCATTCAAAGCAAGCAAATTAATTTAGAGTAATGCCAGGTGAATCACATTTTTGCATACCATGCCACTTGCATCTCATCCCCTTATATGGCAGCCGATGTTCTAAATATGGCTGCTCTTTGTTAGCTCATACTTGAGAACTTACTGTAACTGGGATTTTGAGTCTCGTTGAGACCAATATTACTTCTAGTAATGTAGAAAGTATTTTTCATTGTGTTGATGATTACAATTGTATACATATATAGCAGTAATAAACTGCTGTTACAATGCAGGCATTAAACTATATTTACAGCTAGAATAAAAAACTGATAATCAATTATAGCTCAGTATGAAAACGGCCTATGAACAAATCAATGGAGAAGAATTAGATGACTTGATTTCAGGAGAAGATTTAGTCTCTCTAACACCCCCCCTCAAACTTGGCGGCTCTGGACGAACAAGTTTGCCTGAAAGGAGAAGATGACGTGACTTGTGAAGCAGTTTGGTGAGTAGATCAGTTGGCTAATCAACAGAAGGAATGAAGCAGACTCGATGACTGCCAAGAGCAACTTTTTCGCGAACATAATGATAATCAAGCTCGATATGCTTAGTTCGAGCATGAAACACAAGATTGGACGCCGTGTAGGTAGCACTaaaattatcacaatgcaa
It encodes:
- the LOC112201864 gene encoding uncharacterized protein LOC112201864 isoform X2, which codes for MLSPGSNVRRGNAAQSSAMPPLPQCLPLEPIMLGNQKSTRSGELRRVLGFPLGSTSEDHSFGVSNPKPPPSVATEELKNFKESVQDASRKSKDRAKMLRDSIFKLDKYRDALSSKKRQRSDLSSSERSNGVSLVKPGSHKNPHGIMTQRLEDRAKGVGLSKRIRTSVADVQAEARSASTSRQKVVTDKDENMLQAVSGSSVRIEEKTHGLLSGGEVLDQKTKKKRSVGAVSNRVMGGEQDVTRATHPKLSGDSKLRSCDSNIFRLKSSPGVSGNNKSDGSVESNNFSTSTVLKNEPESAVTKDRSAVLEPKIVLKANHKIKVQEDNVAGSPSTLIKGKVSRAPRTGSNISVDSTTVPPSSGVLQAWEQHTGQNKIQAATGINNQKHAMPNGSSIAMAQWVGQRTHKTSRTRRTNLVSPVSNNGEAQICNQGVATSDFHARTSSAGTNGAQLASSLDNHTPKCKKELQNASSPYGLTGSEELGAGENKWKDKGTNSSDIALATDQKAGAYLSPIKRNKLLNNESGDGVRRQGRSGRGPTPLLTRPGIPPMRVKSENLPTKKHLEDMKPVADNNKSKTGRPPPKKQKDRKALARVQSISSSDFTGESDDDHEELYLAASSARDASSLACSGPFWKKMESIFGSLSSEDMSYLKRQLSLAEELDESLSWILGDETNVSAALRHRELPNCSGERQGNSFNQDSSKTESLCDKFGMRRLEKVTPLYQRVLSALIQEDESEELYNHREGKSMHLQYASDDSHCGSCNLSDVGPKDWDRIESEVESKVDIQNQKSCLLDRLSFDRSAGTNTFRNRNRDQWHGDDEFSHSDAGHTYEICPGQLQPRDASTPSFPTSDCQYQSMCLDDRLLLELQSIGLYPETPPDLTSGEEVINQDIMELEQGLHQQIGRKKKSLAKIDKTIQKETSAEKGRIELVAMDQLIAMAYRKRMACRGYNGSKSAVRKVSKHVALAFLKRTLARCRKLEERGISCFSDPALQNVIFSSPTCNNVGKSVDCVGSGTASNTCNDAHQTEVRGSGAVSSGFGRYDSHSDNLYKGSSEALHVIVDSSAQDSSKLGSMNLNKDKGKKREVLLSDILGSASSRITSTVDSMNEVKEKRTERDKDQSRDNLRTNAQGGAGGSSLDSSRGERRITGKPQQNNNTHLPSHPVPNASNRKGGVGPALPGNTPVHSSKEPEDPVDYGNMQLDELNSMEELGPSLEINENQDLGSWLNFDDDGLQDHDCIGLEIPMDDLTGLSMLI
- the LOC112201864 gene encoding uncharacterized protein LOC112201864 isoform X1 — its product is MLSPGSNVRRGNAAQSSAMPPLPQCLPLEPIMLGNQKSTRSGELRRVLGFPLGSTSEDHSFGVSNPKPPPSVATEELKNFKESVQDASRKSKDRAKMLRDSIFKLDKYRDALSSKKRQRSDLSSSERSNGVSLVKPGSHKNPHGIMTQRLEDRAKGVGLSKRIRTSVADVQAEARSASTSRQKVVTDKDENMLQAVSGSSVRIEEKTHGLLSGGEVLDQKTKKKRSVGAVSNRVMGGEQDVTRATHPKLSGDSKLRSCDSNIFRLKSSPGVSGNNKSDGSVESNNFSTSTVLKNEPESAVTKDRSAVLEPKIVLKANHKIKVQEDNVAGSPSTLIKGKVSRAPRTGSNISVDSTTVPPSSGVLQAWEQHTGQNKIQAATGINNQKHAMPNGSSIAMAQWVGQRTHKTSRTRRTNLVSPVSNNGEAQICNQGVATSDFHARTSSAGTNGAQLASSLDNHTPKCKKELQNASSPYGLTGSEELGAGENKWKDKGTNSSDIALATDQKAGAYLSPIKRNKLLNNESGDGVRRQGRSGRGPTPLLTRPGIPPMRVKSENLPTKKHLEDMKPVADNNKSKTGRPPPKKQKDRKALARVQSISSSDFTGNVSDFTGESDDDHEELYLAASSARDASSLACSGPFWKKMESIFGSLSSEDMSYLKRQLSLAEELDESLSWILGDETNVSAALRHRELPNCSGERQGNSFNQDSSKTESLCDKFGMRRLEKVTPLYQRVLSALIQEDESEELYNHREGKSMHLQYASDDSHCGSCNLSDVGPKDWDRIESEVESKVDIQNQKSCLLDRLSFDRSAGTNTFRNRNRDQWHGDDEFSHSDAGHTYEICPGQLQPRDASTPSFPTSDCQYQSMCLDDRLLLELQSIGLYPETPPDLTSGEEVINQDIMELEQGLHQQIGRKKKSLAKIDKTIQKETSAEKGRIELVAMDQLIAMAYRKRMACRGYNGSKSAVRKVSKHVALAFLKRTLARCRKLEERGISCFSDPALQNVIFSSPTCNNVGKSVDCVGSGTASNTCNDAHQTEVRGSGAVSSGFGRYDSHSDNLYKGSSEALHVIVDSSAQDSSKLGSMNLNKDKGKKREVLLSDILGSASSRITSTVDSMNEVKEKRTERDKDQSRDNLRTNAQGGAGGSSLDSSRGERRITGKPQQNNNTHLPSHPVPNASNRKGGVGPALPGNTPVHSSKEPEDPVDYGNMQLDELNSMEELGPSLEINENQDLGSWLNFDDDGLQDHDCIGLEIPMDDLTGLSMLI